From a single Stigmatopora nigra isolate UIUO_SnigA chromosome 21, RoL_Snig_1.1, whole genome shotgun sequence genomic region:
- the erf gene encoding ETS domain-containing transcription factor ERF, whose amino-acid sequence MKTPGEPGFAFPEWAYKPESSPGSRQIQLWHFILELLRKEEYHDVIAWQGDYGEFVIKDPDEVARLWGARKCKPQMNYDKLSRALRYYYNKRILHKTKGKRFTYKFNFNKLVLVNYPFIDMGSGRGVPQSAPPIPTGGGHFRFPPSTPSDVLSSSEELRSPGAFGGVARRAARGSVSDCSDGTSANSELEEAAAAASASAAGAEERGPDRAFRGLLPPRLPHESLFRLYAGAPRPHRVHPEPLSPFPVSPLPGPGGLLSPALSVTPTPHLPYTPSPSSLASPMLGSHFSFNPEDMKHYLQAHTQSVYNYHLSPRAFLHYPNIVVPQPHRPTPEKAPPPPPPALHHHHHHLHVPLVHPLGGPPGGGGLEEAFKFKLQPPPLGRKHREAVQAAQAAASSSAAGQSSSAAPEIKVEPVSDPESEEEVEVTDLSEEDDPEDDDDIFAPVSLAHGSPAGPFPPPADPYEEDEDGEVFKTPAAPPHSAGLKTEPKTEPKAEPKTEPAAGPGGAHCIPLKLRFKRRWSQDQKMEADGERDEAEDKKVRAEGSGGRGEEDRQAGRDPVWALSAPPPPAQRRSSSELQRATAQLSLENAGR is encoded by the exons GATTCGCCTTCCCCGAGTGGGCCTACAAACCCGAGTCCAGCCCGGGCTCGCGTCAGATCCAGCTGTGGCACTTCATCCTGGAACTGCTGCGCAAGGAAGAGTACCACGACGTGATCGCCTGGCAGGGCGACTACGGCGAGTTCGTCATCAAGGACCCGGACGAGGTGGCCCGTCTGTGGGGGGCGCGCAAGTGCAAGCCACAGATGAACTACGACAAACTCAGCCGCGCCCTCAG GTACTACTACAACAAGAGGATCCTCCACAAGACCAAAGGCAAGAGGTTCACCTACAAGTTCAACTTCAACAAACTGGTTCTGGTCAACTACCCCTTCATCGACATGGGCTCAG GTCGCGGCGTCCCGCAGAGCGCCCCGCCCATCCCGACGGGAGGCGGCCACTTCCGCTTCCCGCCGTCCACCCCGTCGGACGTGCTGTCGTCCAGCGAGGAGCTCCGCAGCCCCGGCGCCTTTGGCGGCGTGGCGCGCCGCGCCGCCCGCGGCTCGGTCAGCGACTGCAGCGACGGCACCTCGGCCAACTCGGAgctggaggaggcggcggcggcggcgtctgcCTCTGCGGCGGGGGCCGAGGAGCGGGGCCCCGACAGGGCCTTCAGGGGGCTCCTGCCACCCCGCCTGCCTCACGAGTCGCTCTTCCGCCTGTACGCCGGGGCCCCCCGCCCCCACAGGGTGCACCCGGAGCCGCTGTCGCCCTTCCCCGTGTCGCCGCTGCCGGGCCCCGGGGGGCTGCTGTCGCCGGCCCTGTCGGTGACGCCCACCCCGCACCTGCCTTACACGCCGTCGCCGTCGTCGCTGGCCTCCCCCATGTTGGGCTCCCACTTCTCGTTCAACCCGGAGGACATGAAGCACTACCTCCAGGCCCACACCCAGTCCGTGTACAACTACCACCTCAGCCCGCGCGCCTTCCTGCACTACCCCAACATCGTGGTCCCGCAGCCGCACCGCCCCACGCCGGAGAaggcgccgccgccaccgccgccggccctccatcaccaccaccaccacctgcaCGTGCCGCTGGTCCATCCCCTGGGAGGGCCGCCCGGCGGGGGAGGGCTGGAGGAGGCCTTCAAGTTTAAGCTTCAGCCGCCGCCCCTGGGCCGCAAACACAGGGAGGCGGTGCAGGCGGCGCAGGCGGCGGCCTCCTCATCCGCGGCCGGACAATCCTCATCGGCGGCGCCCGAGATCAAG GTGGAGCCCGTATCCGACCCCGAGTCGGAAGAGGAAGTGGAAGTGACCGACCTCAGCGAGGAAGACGATcccgaggacgacgacgacatcTTTGCGCCCGTCTCCCTGGCTCACGGCAGTCCCGCCGGACCTTTTCCGCCGCCCGCCGACCCCTACGAGGAAGACGAGGACGGCGAGGTCTTCAAGACGCCGGCGGCCCCGCCTCACTCGGCGGGCCTCAAGACGGAGCCGAAGACGGAGCCGAAAGCGGAGCCGAAAACGGAGCCGGCGGCGGGCCCGGGCGGCGCCCACTGCATCCCACTCAAGCTACGCTTCAAGCGGCGCTGGAGCCAGGACCAGAAGATGGAGGCGGACGGCGAGCGGGACGAGGCCGAGGACAAAAAGGTCAGGGCGGAGGGGAgcggcggccggggggaggaggaCCGCCAGGCGGGGCGGGACCCCGTCTGGGCCCTGAGCGCACCCCCGCCGCCCGCCCAGCGCCGGTCCAGctcggagctccagagggccaCCGCCCAGTTGTCCTTGGAGAACGCCGGCCGCTGa